One window of the Allosaccharopolyspora coralli genome contains the following:
- the dhaM gene encoding dihydroxyacetone kinase phosphoryl donor subunit DhaM, whose product MSVGLVVVSHSTRLAEGIVEVATQMAPEVRVVAAGGLPSGEIGTDFEQVSAALSDADTGWGVVLLFDLGSAQMTADLAVEALGDPDTAIVVDAPLVEGAVAAAVKAQGGAVLAEVARAATSAAVSDVAGSAETETAAPAESEVRRELVLDNEVGLHARPAALVARSLAGVQANVVLAFDDKEADAASVLGVMGLGARKGDRIEVRATGPDAEDAVDSIRDLAARNFDE is encoded by the coding sequence ATGAGCGTCGGACTCGTCGTCGTTTCACACAGCACGCGACTCGCCGAGGGCATTGTCGAGGTCGCGACCCAGATGGCACCGGAAGTGCGTGTCGTGGCAGCCGGCGGATTGCCGAGCGGGGAGATCGGAACGGACTTCGAGCAGGTCTCCGCCGCACTGTCCGATGCGGACACGGGCTGGGGTGTGGTGCTGTTGTTCGACCTCGGCAGTGCCCAGATGACAGCGGACCTCGCCGTCGAAGCCTTGGGTGACCCGGACACGGCGATCGTCGTGGACGCGCCGTTGGTCGAGGGCGCGGTCGCAGCGGCAGTGAAAGCTCAGGGCGGCGCCGTGCTCGCGGAGGTCGCCCGGGCCGCGACATCCGCTGCTGTCTCCGACGTCGCCGGATCGGCGGAGACGGAGACAGCCGCCCCGGCCGAGTCCGAGGTTCGCAGAGAGCTGGTGCTGGACAACGAGGTCGGGTTGCACGCGCGGCCTGCGGCACTCGTGGCGCGGTCGCTGGCCGGTGTTCAGGCGAACGTGGTTCTCGCTTTCGACGACAAGGAAGCCGATGCTGCGAGCGTGCTCGGCGTGATGGGCCTCGGTGCCCGCAAAGGCGACCGGATCGAGGTACGCGCCACCGGCCCGGACGCCGAGGACGCTGTGGACAGCATCCGCGACCTCGCTGCCCGCAACTTCGACGAGTAG
- the dhaL gene encoding dihydroxyacetone kinase subunit DhaL — translation MSCTASDVVEALRSGAATVAEHRDELVRLDREIGDADHGENMDRGFRAVLTAVEQMDVDSESPGAVLKKAATTLISTVGGASGPLYGTAFLRAATAVTDLDELDGSAVAGALQAGLEGVTARGKAVTGDKTMVDALSPAVEAAKAAAASGEGPSGVLAAASDAAHQGVAATEPLVARKGRASYLGERSAGHTDPGARSTALLLSAFARRQA, via the coding sequence ATGAGCTGTACGGCGAGCGACGTCGTCGAGGCGTTGCGATCCGGGGCGGCGACGGTCGCCGAACACCGGGACGAACTGGTCCGGCTCGACCGGGAGATCGGTGACGCCGATCATGGGGAGAACATGGACCGGGGTTTCCGTGCCGTGCTGACGGCGGTGGAGCAGATGGACGTCGACTCGGAGTCACCGGGTGCGGTGCTGAAAAAGGCCGCAACCACGCTGATTTCCACTGTGGGTGGTGCGTCGGGGCCGCTGTACGGCACCGCGTTCCTGCGGGCTGCGACGGCGGTGACCGATCTGGACGAACTCGACGGGTCCGCGGTCGCCGGTGCGTTGCAAGCGGGGCTGGAAGGCGTGACGGCTCGGGGTAAAGCCGTCACCGGCGACAAGACCATGGTCGACGCGTTGTCTCCTGCGGTGGAGGCGGCTAAGGCGGCGGCCGCCTCGGGTGAGGGGCCATCCGGTGTGTTGGCCGCTGCCTCGGACGCGGCCCACCAGGGGGTCGCGGCGACCGAACCGCTCGTGGCCCGCAAGGGGCGGGCTTCGTATCTCGGAGAGCGCAGCGCCGGACACACCGACCCCGGTGCTCGATCGACTGCGTTGCTGCTCAGCGCGTTCGCCAGGAGGCAGGCATGA
- the dhaK gene encoding dihydroxyacetone kinase subunit DhaK, with translation MKKIINEPATVVADAVRGMALAHPDLLRVRHDPSVIIRADAPVRGSVAVVSGGGSGHEPLHGGFVGPGMLSAAVPGEVFTSPTPDAVQAAVSETDGGTGTLLVVKNYTGDVLNFETAAELAAADGLDVRTVVVDDDVAVKDSTHTAGRRGVGGTVMVEKIAGAAAARGDDLDRCEELARRVVSRVRSMGMALSAPTVPHAGEPSFTLSEHEMEIGIGIHGEPGRHRVPLENADGIVRRLLDPILEDLPFGDGDEVLLFTNSMGGTPPLELYLAHGIAESVLAERGVQVRRRLVGPFTTSLEMQGMSLTLLKLDDELLELWDAPVHTVALRW, from the coding sequence ATGAAGAAGATCATCAACGAGCCGGCGACAGTGGTCGCGGACGCTGTCCGGGGAATGGCCCTTGCCCACCCGGACCTGTTGCGTGTGCGGCACGATCCGTCGGTGATCATCCGCGCGGACGCGCCGGTGCGTGGCTCGGTGGCGGTCGTGTCCGGCGGCGGGTCCGGCCACGAGCCGTTGCACGGCGGTTTCGTCGGCCCCGGCATGCTCAGCGCGGCTGTGCCGGGCGAGGTCTTCACCTCTCCGACTCCCGACGCGGTCCAAGCGGCCGTGTCCGAGACCGATGGCGGGACGGGAACGCTGCTGGTGGTGAAGAACTACACGGGAGACGTGCTCAACTTCGAGACTGCCGCCGAACTCGCCGCCGCCGATGGGCTCGACGTGCGCACTGTGGTCGTCGACGACGACGTCGCCGTCAAGGACTCGACGCACACGGCCGGGCGTCGCGGCGTCGGCGGCACGGTGATGGTCGAGAAGATCGCCGGAGCGGCGGCGGCGCGCGGTGACGATCTGGACCGTTGCGAGGAACTCGCCCGCAGAGTCGTCTCCCGGGTCCGGTCGATGGGGATGGCATTGAGCGCTCCCACCGTGCCGCACGCGGGCGAACCGAGCTTCACGCTCTCGGAGCATGAAATGGAGATCGGGATCGGCATCCACGGGGAGCCGGGCAGGCATCGGGTTCCGTTGGAGAACGCCGACGGAATCGTGCGTCGTCTGCTCGATCCGATCCTGGAGGACCTGCCGTTCGGGGACGGCGACGAGGTGCTGCTGTTCACCAACTCGATGGGCGGCACACCGCCGCTGGAGCTCTATCTCGCACACGGCATCGCCGAGTCGGTCCTGGCCGAACGCGGTGTCCAGGTGCGGCGCAGGCTCGTCGGACCGTTCACCACGAGTCTGGAAATGCAGGGCATGAGTCTGACCCTGTTGAAACTGGACGACGAATTGCTCGAACTGTGGGACGCGCCGGTGCACACGGTCGCACTCCGCTGGTGA
- a CDS encoding aldehyde dehydrogenase family protein has protein sequence MTAEVSTETGDGAATNGVPTFESLDPRTGEVVDTYPVHDADHVDKAVQRARDAQQWWADLGFSGRKQRLDQWRKLLVRRLDEGAGVICAETGKPIDDARLELVLVVDHLAWAAANAEKVLKRRKVSSGLLMVNQASTVEYHPHGVVGVIGPWNYPAFTPMGSIAYALAAGNSVVFKPSELTPGVGAWLARTFEEAVPDQPVFTVVTGFGETGAALCRSGVNKLAFTGSTATGKRVMATCAETLTPVLLEAGGKDAFIVDEDADLRAAAEAAVWGAMSNAGQTCVGVERAYVVDAVADKFLDQVATMAAELRPGGEPQANLGPITMASQVEVIRRHVDDALERGARAVVGGSHSVRAPFVEPVVLTDVPPEADVNLDETFGPTIVVQRVRDVDEAIDLSNRSRFGLGATIFSRSRGADLARRIRAGMVAVNGIIAFAAVPALPFGGIGDSGFGRIHGEDGLREFTRPQAVTRAKFRMPINPMTFKRSPRTVRRLMRLVRLMHGR, from the coding sequence ATGACGGCGGAGGTATCGACCGAGACCGGTGATGGAGCGGCCACGAACGGTGTCCCGACCTTCGAGTCTCTCGACCCCCGAACAGGCGAGGTCGTCGACACCTACCCGGTGCACGACGCCGACCACGTCGACAAGGCCGTGCAACGGGCGCGGGACGCCCAGCAATGGTGGGCAGACCTGGGCTTCTCGGGCCGTAAGCAGCGACTCGATCAGTGGCGCAAGCTTCTCGTCCGTCGCCTCGACGAGGGCGCCGGAGTGATCTGCGCCGAAACCGGCAAGCCGATCGACGACGCGCGGCTCGAACTCGTGCTCGTCGTCGACCATCTGGCCTGGGCCGCGGCGAACGCCGAGAAGGTGCTCAAACGTCGCAAGGTCTCGTCGGGCCTGCTCATGGTGAACCAGGCCTCGACCGTCGAATACCACCCGCACGGCGTCGTCGGAGTCATCGGCCCGTGGAACTACCCGGCGTTCACCCCGATGGGCTCGATCGCCTACGCGCTGGCAGCGGGCAACTCGGTGGTGTTCAAACCGAGCGAGCTCACACCCGGTGTCGGTGCGTGGTTGGCTCGCACGTTCGAGGAAGCCGTGCCGGATCAGCCGGTGTTCACCGTCGTCACCGGATTCGGCGAGACCGGTGCGGCGTTGTGTCGTTCCGGGGTGAACAAACTGGCGTTTACCGGCTCCACCGCGACCGGCAAGCGTGTCATGGCCACCTGCGCGGAAACGCTGACGCCGGTGCTGCTGGAGGCGGGCGGCAAGGACGCGTTCATCGTCGACGAGGACGCCGACCTGCGTGCTGCGGCCGAAGCGGCCGTGTGGGGTGCGATGTCGAACGCGGGTCAGACCTGCGTCGGCGTGGAACGCGCCTACGTCGTCGACGCGGTCGCCGACAAGTTCCTCGATCAGGTGGCCACCATGGCGGCCGAGCTGCGGCCCGGCGGTGAACCGCAGGCGAACCTCGGGCCGATCACGATGGCCTCGCAGGTCGAGGTGATCCGCCGTCATGTGGACGACGCGTTGGAACGTGGCGCGCGAGCGGTCGTCGGCGGAAGCCACTCGGTGCGGGCACCGTTCGTGGAGCCGGTGGTGCTCACCGACGTGCCGCCGGAAGCGGACGTCAACCTCGACGAGACGTTCGGCCCGACGATCGTGGTGCAGCGGGTGCGCGACGTCGACGAGGCGATCGACCTGTCGAACCGGAGCCGCTTCGGACTCGGCGCGACCATCTTCTCCCGATCGCGGGGCGCGGACCTGGCACGGCGTATTCGAGCCGGGATGGTGGCCGTGAACGGCATCATCGCGTTCGCGGCCGTGCCCGCTCTGCCGTTCGGTGGTATCGGTGACTCCGGCTTCGGGCGTATCCACGGCGAGGACGGGCTGCGCGAGTTCACTCGGCCGCAAGCCGTGACGCGAGCGAAGTTCAGGATGCCGATCAATCCGATGACGTTCAAACGCTCGCCGCGCACGGTGCGCAGGCTGATGCGGCTGGTGCGCCTCATGCACGGTCGCTGA
- a CDS encoding sodium:solute symporter family protein — translation MHVLAQEQLRLDASAVDYVLLALYFAFVLGIGLLARRSVSSSLDFFLSGRSLPAWVTGLAFIAANLGAIEIIGMSANGAEYGMPTMHYFWVGAVPAMLFLGIVMMPFYYGSKVRSVPEFMLRRFGKPAHLVNGISFAVAQVLIAGINLFLLASIVNVLLGWPLWVSVVVAALIVLSYTALGGLSAAIYNEVLQFFVIVAALLPLTIVGLTKVGGWQGLVDRVAAGPGGSEQLSAWPANELTGFTNSFLSVLGVVFGLGFVLAFGYWTTNFVEVQRAMASKSMSAAQRTPIIGAFPKLLIPFIVVIPGMIAAVSVQDMVAYKATGEGNVDYNDAILLLMRDLLPNGILGIALAGLLASFMAGMAANLSSFNTVFTYDIWQAYVVKDREDEYYLGMGRWVTVGGTVAAIGTAFIAAGYSNLMDYLQQLFSFFNAPLFATFILGMFWKRMTPTAGWLGLVLGTVSAIAVFALAETGVLDLPGQGASFVGAGAAFVVDVVVSVVVSYMTRPKPDSELEGLVYSLTPKEKRTASTTGEDAGWYRRPALLAGIVLVITIALNFMFG, via the coding sequence GTGCATGTGCTGGCCCAGGAGCAGCTGCGGCTCGACGCGAGCGCGGTGGACTACGTACTGCTCGCGCTCTACTTCGCGTTCGTGCTCGGGATCGGGCTGCTCGCGCGACGGTCGGTGTCGAGCAGTCTCGACTTCTTCCTGTCCGGGCGGTCGCTGCCGGCGTGGGTGACCGGTCTGGCGTTCATCGCCGCGAACCTCGGTGCCATCGAGATCATCGGCATGTCGGCGAACGGTGCCGAGTACGGCATGCCGACGATGCACTACTTCTGGGTCGGTGCGGTCCCGGCGATGCTGTTCCTCGGCATCGTGATGATGCCGTTCTACTACGGGTCGAAGGTCCGCAGTGTTCCCGAGTTCATGCTCCGGCGATTCGGCAAGCCCGCGCACCTCGTCAACGGCATCAGCTTCGCCGTGGCCCAGGTCCTCATCGCGGGCATCAACCTGTTCCTGCTCGCCAGCATCGTCAACGTGCTGCTCGGCTGGCCACTGTGGGTCTCGGTGGTCGTCGCCGCGCTCATCGTCCTCAGCTACACCGCGCTCGGCGGACTCTCGGCCGCGATCTACAACGAGGTGCTGCAGTTCTTCGTCATCGTCGCCGCGCTGCTGCCGTTGACGATCGTCGGGCTTACCAAGGTCGGTGGTTGGCAGGGGCTGGTCGACCGAGTCGCGGCAGGTCCGGGTGGTAGCGAGCAACTCTCCGCGTGGCCCGCGAACGAACTGACCGGCTTCACCAACAGCTTCCTCAGCGTGCTCGGCGTCGTGTTCGGTCTCGGTTTCGTCCTCGCCTTTGGCTACTGGACGACGAACTTCGTCGAGGTCCAGCGCGCGATGGCGTCCAAGAGCATGTCCGCCGCGCAGCGCACCCCGATCATCGGTGCGTTCCCGAAGCTGCTCATCCCGTTCATCGTCGTGATCCCGGGAATGATCGCGGCGGTGTCCGTGCAGGACATGGTGGCCTACAAGGCAACGGGCGAGGGCAACGTCGACTACAACGACGCGATCCTGCTGCTCATGCGGGACCTGCTTCCCAACGGGATTCTCGGTATCGCCCTGGCCGGTCTGCTCGCCTCGTTCATGGCCGGGATGGCCGCGAACCTGAGCTCGTTCAACACGGTGTTCACCTACGACATCTGGCAGGCCTACGTCGTCAAGGACCGCGAGGACGAGTACTACCTCGGTATGGGGCGCTGGGTGACCGTCGGCGGCACGGTCGCCGCCATCGGCACCGCCTTCATCGCCGCCGGGTACTCCAACCTGATGGACTACCTGCAGCAGCTGTTCTCGTTTTTCAACGCGCCGCTGTTCGCCACCTTCATCCTCGGCATGTTCTGGAAGCGCATGACCCCGACTGCCGGGTGGCTCGGTCTGGTACTCGGAACGGTCTCGGCGATCGCGGTCTTCGCGCTCGCCGAAACCGGAGTGCTGGACCTGCCCGGTCAAGGCGCGAGTTTCGTCGGTGCGGGCGCCGCGTTCGTCGTCGACGTGGTGGTCAGCGTCGTGGTCAGCTACATGACCCGGCCCAAACCGGACTCCGAACTGGAAGGCCTGGTGTACTCGTTGACACCGAAGGAGAAGCGCACGGCGTCCACGACCGGCGAGGACGCGGGCTGGTACCGCAGGCCGGCGCTGCTTGCGGGCATCGTGCTGGTGATCACCATCGCGCTCAACTTCATGTTCGGCTGA
- a CDS encoding DUF1707 SHOCT-like domain-containing protein: MTGQFDPARMRLSDAEREQAVQRLNTALGEGRLDLDEFTRRTDRALACRTRGELDALFADLPSLAVSLTAGESVLELRPKNSALQRHGNWVVPPSITITGKLGSVVLDFLHAQWAASTVEIDVSTKYTKIEFSVPQGTWVDCNGLELVDGSVRDRRTGGEVPSAPRRIVVRGRMQYAHLTLRARSGKPTWWEKLGLPPLF; this comes from the coding sequence ATGACGGGACAGTTCGATCCTGCGCGTATGCGGTTGTCCGACGCCGAGCGTGAGCAGGCGGTGCAGCGCTTGAACACGGCGTTGGGAGAGGGCCGTCTCGACCTCGACGAGTTCACTCGACGCACCGATCGTGCTCTGGCGTGTCGTACGCGGGGCGAGCTGGACGCCTTGTTCGCTGATCTCCCGTCGCTTGCGGTGTCGCTGACGGCGGGGGAGTCGGTCCTCGAGCTGCGGCCGAAGAACTCGGCGTTGCAGCGGCACGGCAACTGGGTGGTGCCGCCGTCGATCACGATCACCGGCAAGCTCGGCTCCGTCGTGTTGGACTTCCTGCATGCGCAGTGGGCGGCTTCGACGGTCGAGATCGACGTCTCCACCAAATACACGAAGATCGAGTTCTCCGTCCCGCAAGGAACGTGGGTCGACTGCAACGGCCTCGAGTTGGTCGACGGATCGGTGCGAGACCGACGCACGGGCGGCGAGGTTCCGTCGGCGCCGCGTCGCATCGTCGTGCGCGGGCGGATGCAGTACGCACACCTCACTCTGCGCGCACGTTCGGGCAAGCCGACCTGGTGGGAGAAGCTGGGTCTACCGCCGCTGTTCTGA
- the nucS gene encoding endonuclease NucS, translating into MRLVIARCKVDYVGRLTAHLPLAQRLLLVKADGSVSVHSDDRAYKPLNWMSPPCWLIEDPGVWTVQNKAGEKLVISIDEVLHDSKHELGHEPGLVKDGVESHLQELLAEHVTTLGDGWSLVRREFPTAIGPVDLMCRDSDGSSVAVEIKRRGEIDGVEQLTRYLELLNRDPLLAPVTGVFAAQQIKPQARTLAEDRGIRCVTLDYDDLRGIEPDEFRLF; encoded by the coding sequence GTGCGTCTCGTGATTGCCCGCTGCAAGGTTGACTACGTCGGTCGTCTCACCGCGCATCTGCCGTTGGCGCAGCGCCTGCTGCTGGTCAAGGCCGACGGTTCGGTGTCGGTGCACTCCGACGACCGTGCCTACAAACCGCTGAACTGGATGAGCCCGCCGTGCTGGCTGATCGAGGATCCGGGCGTGTGGACGGTGCAGAACAAGGCCGGCGAGAAGCTCGTGATCAGTATCGACGAGGTGCTGCACGACTCGAAGCACGAGCTCGGCCACGAACCCGGCCTGGTCAAGGACGGCGTGGAATCCCATCTGCAGGAGCTGCTCGCCGAACACGTGACGACGCTCGGCGACGGATGGTCGCTGGTGCGGCGCGAGTTCCCCACGGCGATCGGCCCTGTCGATTTGATGTGCCGGGACTCCGACGGGTCGAGCGTGGCCGTGGAGATCAAACGACGCGGCGAGATCGACGGGGTGGAGCAGCTCACCCGCTACCTCGAGCTCCTCAACCGCGACCCGTTGCTGGCCCCGGTGACGGGCGTGTTCGCCGCGCAACAGATCAAGCCGCAGGCGCGAACCCTGGCCGAGGACCGCGGCATTCGCTGTGTCACGCTCGACTACGACGACCTCCGCGGCATCGAGCCCGATGAGTTCCGGTTGTTCTGA
- a CDS encoding protease inhibitor I9 family protein, protein MSRTRKTKRIAVVLAALAVTATLGAGTVLALGATGSQAGEETAQRPGGEDKVAGMEHAPTVQDSYVVVFEDTVSAEAVGVTAADLARKHGATITTEYSSALTGFAMHATAKQAERLAQEPTVKYVQPNQQISIDGA, encoded by the coding sequence GTGAGCAGGACGAGGAAGACGAAGCGGATCGCGGTGGTCCTCGCGGCCCTGGCGGTCACGGCCACGTTGGGTGCAGGCACGGTGCTGGCCCTCGGTGCGACGGGGTCGCAGGCAGGCGAGGAGACCGCTCAGCGGCCTGGCGGCGAGGACAAGGTGGCCGGCATGGAGCACGCGCCGACCGTGCAGGACAGCTACGTGGTCGTCTTCGAAGACACCGTTTCCGCAGAGGCGGTCGGCGTGACCGCGGCGGACCTGGCTCGAAAACACGGGGCGACTATCACCACGGAGTACTCCTCCGCACTCACCGGCTTCGCGATGCATGCCACGGCGAAGCAGGCCGAACGGCTCGCCCAGGAGCCCACGGTCAAATACGTCCAGCCGAACCAGCAGATCAGCATCGACGGGGCCTGA
- a CDS encoding NUDIX domain-containing protein, which yields METTSTREVYANAWMTVREDGIVRQDGSSGLYGVIDKPDYALVVPLDEGRLHLVEQYRYPLGRRRWEFPQGTAPDRQDVDPAELATRELREETGLIADDVTLLGSLDVAPGMSSQRGRAYLATGLVHGPHEREPEEQDMRAAWFSRSEFEAMVRDGEITDAQSIAAYTLLLLRERTM from the coding sequence ATGGAAACAACGAGCACTCGTGAGGTGTACGCGAACGCGTGGATGACGGTGCGTGAGGACGGCATCGTGCGACAGGACGGCTCCAGCGGCCTCTACGGAGTGATCGACAAGCCCGACTACGCCCTGGTCGTTCCCCTCGACGAGGGGCGGCTACACCTCGTCGAACAGTACCGCTATCCCCTCGGCCGACGTCGCTGGGAGTTTCCGCAGGGCACCGCCCCCGATCGGCAGGACGTCGACCCGGCCGAGTTGGCCACGCGTGAACTCCGGGAAGAAACCGGTCTGATCGCCGACGACGTCACTCTGCTCGGCTCTCTCGACGTCGCCCCGGGCATGTCCAGCCAGCGCGGCCGGGCCTATCTCGCCACCGGCTTGGTTCACGGCCCCCATGAACGCGAACCCGAGGAACAGGACATGCGGGCTGCCTGGTTCTCCAGATCCGAGTTCGAGGCGATGGTCCGAGACGGAGAGATCACCGACGCGCAGTCGATCGCCGCCTACACGTTGCTGTTGCTGCGGGAACGCACTATGTGA